The following proteins are co-located in the bacterium genome:
- a CDS encoding T9SS type A sorting domain-containing protein codes for YYGGKVNISSRHNITIYDIRGNVAAKISGGNKTVKLNLAPGVYFAVSNDKGKKAITKFVVIK; via the coding sequence TATATTATGGTGGCAAGGTTAATATCTCATCACGGCATAACATAACAATCTACGACATCCGCGGGAATGTGGCGGCGAAAATTTCGGGCGGCAACAAAACGGTAAAACTTAACCTCGCCCCGGGAGTCTATTTCGCCGTTTCAAACGATAAAGGAAAGAAAGCCATAACGAAGTTCGTGGTGATAAAATAA